The Amycolatopsis endophytica genome includes the window GGACGAATTCGTGGATGTAGCTGTTCGCGAAGATCGCGAAGGCGCCCTGCTCGGCGCTCACGAAGTAGAGGGCGATCAACGCGAGGAGCCCGGCGAAGAACGCCCACGGGGCGATCTCCCGCACCGGGATGCGGACCGGGATGGGCGCGGAAACCGCGACGGCCTGGGACATGGCGGAAGTACCTCCTCGGGCGTACGCGGCCCGGTCAGGGGTGGCGCGACGGCTCGGGTCTGACTCCCCGTTTCGGCGGGTCACAGTGGCGCGTCCGTGCGGGTTCTCACCGCGTTCCGAGTCCATCGCCTGGCCGTCCCAAGGTAAAGCACACCTGAGAGGTTTTCAACGCGCTCAGACGAGCGTCACCCGGACGCCTTCGAGTTCGAACGCCGAGACCAGGTCCGGTTCGGCGGCCGAGTCCGTGATCAGCATGTGGATGTCCAGGGTCGGGCAGATGCGGGCGAACGCGTATCCGCCCAGCTTCGAGCTGTCGGTCACCACGACGACCTTCTTGGCCCGGTGCGCGAGCAACTTGTTGACCGCGGCCTCGGCCTCGTGGTTGGCGTAGGCGCCCCGCAGCGGGTCGACCGCGTCCACGCCGATGAAGGCGAGATCGAGGCTGACCTCCTCCAGCATGATGCCGGTGAGGTGCCCGGTCAGCTCGAACGATTGCGGCCGCGCCACGCCGCCGGTGCTGACCAGCCGGATGCTCTGCCGCACGGTCAGTTCGTGCGCGATGTTGACCGCGTTGGTCA containing:
- a CDS encoding CbtB domain-containing protein; this encodes MSQAVAVSAPIPVRIPVREIAPWAFFAGLLALIALYFVSAEQGAFAIFANSYIHEFVHDGRHLLAFPCH
- a CDS encoding DeoR/GlpR family DNA-binding transcription regulator, which produces MDRHERLNTLLEMIGQHGRIDVDRAAGKLSVSPATVRRDLDHLASRQLLTRTRGGAVAGNVAYDLPGRHRASRHTVEKRRIAEAAARLVERGMVIGCNGGTTTTEVSRAIASRPEFNDRGSSPVLTVVTNAVNIAHELTVRQSIRLVSTGGVARPQSFELTGHLTGIMLEEVSLDLAFIGVDAVDPLRGAYANHEAEAAVNKLLAHRAKKVVVVTDSSKLGGYAFARICPTLDIHMLITDSAAEPDLVSAFELEGVRVTLV